Proteins found in one Podarcis muralis chromosome 5, rPodMur119.hap1.1, whole genome shotgun sequence genomic segment:
- the LOC114598396 gene encoding BPTI/Kunitz domain-containing protein-like has translation MKSTRFSFFSVMGPILILWAQLPSVPAPFSDVCSTFPKDSDRCGDPKPRFFYNSTSKACEPFTYRGCSWFRNRFYTIEECQRHCGGTEKPGSCLPSPRNITLECLASCLHDGNCPGDQKCCSYGCALRCSEPVKDICKLPPDYGPCHGKFRSWYYDERDQNCKRFIYSGCLGNENKFKKRRECLARCKPAGSS, from the exons ATGAAGTCCACCAGGTTCTCCTTCTTCTCTGTGATGGGTCCCATCCTCATCCTCTGGGCTCAGCTGCCGTCGGTGCCCGCCCCAT TTTCAGACGTGTGCAGCACCTTTCCAAAGGACTCTGACCGGTGCGGCGACCCCAAACCGCGCTTCTTCTACAACTCCACCTCCAAGGCCTGCGAGCCCTTCACCTACAGAGGCTGCTCGTGGTTCCGCAACCGCTTTTACACCATCGAAGAATGCCAGCGCCACTGTGGAGGGACTG AAAAGCCTGGCTCCTGCCTCCCCAGTCCTCGAAACATCACCCTGGAGTGCTTGGCCAGCTGCCTTCATGACGGAAACTGCCCTGGGGATCAGAAGTGCTGCTCCTATGGGTGCGCCTTGCGCTGCTCTGAGCCCGTCAAAG ATATTTGCAAGCTGCCTCCGGATTACGGTCCCTGCCATGGCAAGTTCCGGAGCTGGTATTACGACGAGCGTGACCAAAACTGCAAGAGGTTCATCTACAGCGGCTGCCTCGGCAATGAGAACAAATTCAAGAAGCGCAGGGAGTGCCTGGCCAGGTGCAAGCCAGCAG ggTCTTCCTAA